In Myxocyprinus asiaticus isolate MX2 ecotype Aquarium Trade chromosome 16, UBuf_Myxa_2, whole genome shotgun sequence, a single window of DNA contains:
- the LOC127453984 gene encoding thyroid hormone receptor-associated protein 3-like isoform X4 — MSKTKKSHSRSRSASRSRSHSDSRSRSRSKSSSRSRSRKRRYESRSHSRSRSHSPFHNRKRNHIREYQNQHEFRGNHRGFRRPYYFRGRGQGFFRGRFQRGGRGGYNNYRPKNWQNFRQHPHQQQHQQQQQQYHLKSPKRGRSRSRTPKKQSSSPQSRSHSRRSDRSSSGRSPLSHHSSSSNSGSAKHSCRDVREDVSAPKDTHDQGEGDGALAAQVGGSSLAEENADGGRTLENCQVLKNHDTSPKKTSPQVCSSVIVGQADSVTNETSPSHKSSNAPNNGATTWQNVATVPPTKSPIKKSPVFNGLGLFSNVDQQTDDTVAISAAFLKFLEEQKSKKQAPAWENNTHKDKSNGELVRDKESNGGIFDNGSGIGLSRTPDHGNTGEEKKYKFVKKCEGNMPSISGTQRGPQNGPPFLHEDGEEEDEEIEISDKMRDMENNPSKSKSKVTLSAREMFEERIRRLQDMAWDDELEALLLCHKQEKAANILSALSKRDQISVMFKDPSLEKLSKVKRKEKSTMNYSSKPAMLSNKISENHEQEMFVVMSEESPPRAAEKRGTEFSVRMDSLSDDLARSSVLTNERRNLLDFVHLNKKDWEFHSVLQHLQAQQSTRSPSELFAQHIVSIVHHIKAQYFPSSGMTLNDRFAVYQRRAAEKEFMKQRKSPEIHRRIDVSPSAFKRHSLLFDEMKSSLENSFKVDGKKSKGDSMDLRLDIERRKKYLSGESDHKEEEYKERVSRESPESCKEISTEKVSKHHKKMKKSKKKRERSQSSSSSTSSSSVYHEEEAVIKAKGSNKTRLGFREYGEPMERGQKRGGFHSERDGDGERKLETCGRGRGNILRAKGRFILRRATNANNTNNTSPKWTHDKFQATDDEGEQQGEDAEQDHKKRDSAGVSARMEQ, encoded by the exons GTCTAGGTCTCACTCTCGGTCCAGATCCCATTCCCCGTTCCACAACCGGAAGCGGAACCACATACGGGAGTACCAGAACCAACACGAGTTTCGAGGCAACCACAGGGGCTTCCGGAGGCCATATTACTTCCGGGGCAGAGGTCAGGGCTTTTTCCGTGGCCGATTTCAACGTGGAGGAAGGGGTGGATATAACAACTACCGACCCAAAAACTGGCAGAACTTCCGCCAGCACCCTCACCAGCAGCAAcatcaacagcagcagcagcagtaccACCTTAAAAGCCCCAAGAGGGGGCGCTCTCGTTCACGCACTCCTAAGAAGCAATCGAGCAGTCCTCAGTCTCGCAGTCATTCCCGCCGCTCTGACAGATCATCCTCAGGGAGGTCACCGCTATCACACCATTCTTCCTCCTCCAACTCTGGGTCTGCCAAGCACAGTTGCAGAGATGTAAGAGAGGATGTTTCTGCCCCCAAAGATACTCATGATCAAGGAGAGGGAGATGGGGCTTTGGCAGCGCAGGTGGGAGGCTCTTCTTTGGCTGAGGAGAACGCTGATGGAGGAAGGACTTTGGAGAACTGTCAGGTTTTAAAAAACCATGACACCAGTCCTAAAAAGACAAGTCCACAGGTTTGCTCCTCTGTCATTGTTGGTCAGGCTGACTCTGTGACCAATGAGACCAGTCCTTCTCATAAGAGCTCAAATGCTCCTAATAAtggtgccaccacctggcagaatGTTGCAACTGTACCTCCAACCAAGAGTCCCATAAAGAAAAGCCCAGTCTTCAATGGTTTGGggctgttttcaaatgttgaCCAACAAACAGATGATACAGTTGCCATCTCTGCAGCATTTTTGAA ATTCCTGGAGGAGCAAAAGAGTAAAAAACAGGCCCCTGCATGGGAGAATAACACACATAAAGATAAAAGTAATGGGGAATTAGTGCGTGATAAAGAGAGTAATGGAGGAATCTTTGATAATGGGTCTGGCATTGGATTGTCTCGCACTCCAGATCATGGAAACACAGGAGAGGAGAAGAAATACAAATTTGTGAAGAAATGTGAGGGTAACATGCCATCCATTAGTGGCACTCAAAGAGGTCCACAGAATGGCCCACCATTTCTGCATGAAGATGGTGAGGAGGAAGATGAAGAAATAGAGATTTCTGATAAGATGAGAGACATGGAAAACAATCCTTCCAAAAGCAAAAGCAAAGTCACACTGTCAGCTCGTGAAATGTTTGAGGAGCGAATCAGGAGGCTGCAGGACATGGCTTGGGATGATGAGCTGGAAGCTCTTCTACTCTGCCATAAACAGGAAAAAGCAGCAAATATCTTATCCGCTCTCTCTAAGAGAGATCAGATCAGTGTCATGTTCAAGGACCCATCccttgaaaagctctcaaaggtGAAGCGAAAGGAGAAGAGCACAATGAATTACTCCTCAAAACCTGCAATGCTGTCCAACAAAATCTCTGAGAACCATGAGCAAGAGATGTTTGTGGTTATGAGCGAGGAATCCCCACCAAGGGCTGCAGAGAAAAGAGGAACCGAATTCAGTGTGAGAATGGATTCTCTCAGCGATGACCTGGCaag GTCATCTGTTTTGACTAATGAAAGAAGGAATCTTCTGGACTTTGTGCACCTTAATAAAAAGGATTGGGAGTTTCACTCTGTCCTTCAGCACCTTCAGGCTCAGCAGTCAACCAGGAGCCCATCTGAGCTGTTTGCCCAGCACATAGTTTCAATTGTCCATCACATTAAAG CTCAGTATTTTCCTTCCTCTGGAATGACCCTAAATGACCGATTTGCCGTGTACCAGAGAAGAGCTGCTGAAAAAGAATTCATGAAGCAGAGAAAGAGTCCAGAGATACACAG GAGAATTGATGTTTCTCCCAGTGCTTTTAAGAGGCACTCTCTTCTGTTTGATGAGATGAAAAGCTCCTTGGAAAACAGCTTCAAG GTTGATGGGAAAAAATCAAAAGGTGACTCAATGGACCTTCGCCTGGATATTGAGCGCAGAAAGAAATACTTGAGTGGAGAGAGTGATCACAAAGAGGAAGAGTATAAAGAAAGAGTATCGAGGGAATCTCCAGAGTCATGCAAGGAAATATCAACTGAGAAAGTCTCAAAGCACCACAAAAAAATGAA gaaaagcaaaaagaaacggGAGCGTTCTCAGTCATCATCCTCATCTACATCTTCATCCTCCGTTTACCATGAGGAAGAGGCTGTGATCAAAGCAAAAGGCTCCAACAAGACCCGACTGGGGTTTAGAGAGTATGGAGAGCCCATGGAGAGAGGACAGAAACGGGGAGGCTTT CACAGTGAAAGAGATGGTGACGGTGAGAGGAAGTTGGAGACCTGTGGGCGTGGTCGGGGTAACATTCTTCGCGCAAAGGGTCGTTTTATCCTCAGGAGGGCCACCaatgccaacaacacaaataatacGAGCCCCAAATGGACTCATGATAAGTTCCAGGCCACTGATGATGAGGGTGAACAGCAAGGAGAGGATGCAGAACAGGACCACAAAAAGAGGGACAGTGCAGGGGTCTCAGCCAGAATGGAGCAGTGA
- the LOC127453984 gene encoding thyroid hormone receptor-associated protein 3-like isoform X2 — protein sequence MSKTKKSHSRSRSASRSRSHSDSRSRSRSKSSSRSRSRKRRYESRSHSRSRSHSPFHNRKRNHIREYQNQHEFRGNHRGFRRPYYFRGRGQGFFRGRFQRGGRGGYNNYRPKNWQNFRQHPHQQQHQQQQQQYHLKSPKRGRSRSRTPKKQSSSPQSRSHSRRSDRSSSGRSPLSHHSSSSNSGSAKHSCRDVREDVSAPKDTHDQGEGDGALAAQVGGSSLAEENADGGRTLENCQVLKNHDTSPKKTSPQVCSSVIVGQADSVTNETSPSHKSSNAPNNGATTWQNVATVPPTKSPIKKSPVFNGLGLFSNVDQQTDDTVAISAAFLKFLEEQKSKKQAPAWENNTHKDKSNGELVRDKESNGGIFDNGSGIGLSRTPDHGNTGEEKKYKFVKKCEGNMPSISGTQRGPQNGPPFLHEDGEEEDEEIEISDKMRDMENNPSKSKSKVTLSAREMFEERIRRLQDMAWDDELEALLLCHKQEKAANILSALSKRDQISVMFKDPSLEKLSKVKRKEKSTMNYSSKPAMLSNKISENHEQEMFVVMSEESPPRAAEKRGTEFSVRMDSLSDDLARSSVLTNERRNLLDFVHLNKKDWEFHSVLQHLQAQQSTRSPSELFAQHIVSIVHHIKAQYFPSSGMTLNDRFAVYQRRAAEKEFMKQRKSPEIHRRIDVSPSAFKRHSLLFDEMKSSLENSFKVDGKKSKGDSMDLRLDIERRKKYLSGESDHKEEEYKERVSRESPESCKEISTEKVSKHHKKMKKSKKKRERSQSSSSSTSSSSVYHEEEAVIKAKGSNKTRLGFREYGEPMERGQKRGGFLRMRGRSWNRVNFHGNSNGNDAQMNMSAKNEDWDTEYTPQSNKYFLHSERDGDGERKLETCGRGRGNILRAKGRFILRRATNANNTNNTSPKWTHDKFQATDDEGEQQGEDAEQDHKKRDSAGVSARMEQ from the exons GTCTAGGTCTCACTCTCGGTCCAGATCCCATTCCCCGTTCCACAACCGGAAGCGGAACCACATACGGGAGTACCAGAACCAACACGAGTTTCGAGGCAACCACAGGGGCTTCCGGAGGCCATATTACTTCCGGGGCAGAGGTCAGGGCTTTTTCCGTGGCCGATTTCAACGTGGAGGAAGGGGTGGATATAACAACTACCGACCCAAAAACTGGCAGAACTTCCGCCAGCACCCTCACCAGCAGCAAcatcaacagcagcagcagcagtaccACCTTAAAAGCCCCAAGAGGGGGCGCTCTCGTTCACGCACTCCTAAGAAGCAATCGAGCAGTCCTCAGTCTCGCAGTCATTCCCGCCGCTCTGACAGATCATCCTCAGGGAGGTCACCGCTATCACACCATTCTTCCTCCTCCAACTCTGGGTCTGCCAAGCACAGTTGCAGAGATGTAAGAGAGGATGTTTCTGCCCCCAAAGATACTCATGATCAAGGAGAGGGAGATGGGGCTTTGGCAGCGCAGGTGGGAGGCTCTTCTTTGGCTGAGGAGAACGCTGATGGAGGAAGGACTTTGGAGAACTGTCAGGTTTTAAAAAACCATGACACCAGTCCTAAAAAGACAAGTCCACAGGTTTGCTCCTCTGTCATTGTTGGTCAGGCTGACTCTGTGACCAATGAGACCAGTCCTTCTCATAAGAGCTCAAATGCTCCTAATAAtggtgccaccacctggcagaatGTTGCAACTGTACCTCCAACCAAGAGTCCCATAAAGAAAAGCCCAGTCTTCAATGGTTTGGggctgttttcaaatgttgaCCAACAAACAGATGATACAGTTGCCATCTCTGCAGCATTTTTGAA ATTCCTGGAGGAGCAAAAGAGTAAAAAACAGGCCCCTGCATGGGAGAATAACACACATAAAGATAAAAGTAATGGGGAATTAGTGCGTGATAAAGAGAGTAATGGAGGAATCTTTGATAATGGGTCTGGCATTGGATTGTCTCGCACTCCAGATCATGGAAACACAGGAGAGGAGAAGAAATACAAATTTGTGAAGAAATGTGAGGGTAACATGCCATCCATTAGTGGCACTCAAAGAGGTCCACAGAATGGCCCACCATTTCTGCATGAAGATGGTGAGGAGGAAGATGAAGAAATAGAGATTTCTGATAAGATGAGAGACATGGAAAACAATCCTTCCAAAAGCAAAAGCAAAGTCACACTGTCAGCTCGTGAAATGTTTGAGGAGCGAATCAGGAGGCTGCAGGACATGGCTTGGGATGATGAGCTGGAAGCTCTTCTACTCTGCCATAAACAGGAAAAAGCAGCAAATATCTTATCCGCTCTCTCTAAGAGAGATCAGATCAGTGTCATGTTCAAGGACCCATCccttgaaaagctctcaaaggtGAAGCGAAAGGAGAAGAGCACAATGAATTACTCCTCAAAACCTGCAATGCTGTCCAACAAAATCTCTGAGAACCATGAGCAAGAGATGTTTGTGGTTATGAGCGAGGAATCCCCACCAAGGGCTGCAGAGAAAAGAGGAACCGAATTCAGTGTGAGAATGGATTCTCTCAGCGATGACCTGGCaag GTCATCTGTTTTGACTAATGAAAGAAGGAATCTTCTGGACTTTGTGCACCTTAATAAAAAGGATTGGGAGTTTCACTCTGTCCTTCAGCACCTTCAGGCTCAGCAGTCAACCAGGAGCCCATCTGAGCTGTTTGCCCAGCACATAGTTTCAATTGTCCATCACATTAAAG CTCAGTATTTTCCTTCCTCTGGAATGACCCTAAATGACCGATTTGCCGTGTACCAGAGAAGAGCTGCTGAAAAAGAATTCATGAAGCAGAGAAAGAGTCCAGAGATACACAG GAGAATTGATGTTTCTCCCAGTGCTTTTAAGAGGCACTCTCTTCTGTTTGATGAGATGAAAAGCTCCTTGGAAAACAGCTTCAAG GTTGATGGGAAAAAATCAAAAGGTGACTCAATGGACCTTCGCCTGGATATTGAGCGCAGAAAGAAATACTTGAGTGGAGAGAGTGATCACAAAGAGGAAGAGTATAAAGAAAGAGTATCGAGGGAATCTCCAGAGTCATGCAAGGAAATATCAACTGAGAAAGTCTCAAAGCACCACAAAAAAATGAA gaaaagcaaaaagaaacggGAGCGTTCTCAGTCATCATCCTCATCTACATCTTCATCCTCCGTTTACCATGAGGAAGAGGCTGTGATCAAAGCAAAAGGCTCCAACAAGACCCGACTGGGGTTTAGAGAGTATGGAGAGCCCATGGAGAGAGGACAGAAACGGGGAGGCTTT CTCAGAATGCGTGGTAGAAGTTGGAATAGAGTAAATTTCCATGGAAACAGTAATGGCAATGATGCACAGATGAACATGTCAGCGAAAAATGAAGACTGGGACACAGAATACACTCCGCAGAGCAATAAATACTTTCTG CACAGTGAAAGAGATGGTGACGGTGAGAGGAAGTTGGAGACCTGTGGGCGTGGTCGGGGTAACATTCTTCGCGCAAAGGGTCGTTTTATCCTCAGGAGGGCCACCaatgccaacaacacaaataatacGAGCCCCAAATGGACTCATGATAAGTTCCAGGCCACTGATGATGAGGGTGAACAGCAAGGAGAGGATGCAGAACAGGACCACAAAAAGAGGGACAGTGCAGGGGTCTCAGCCAGAATGGAGCAGTGA
- the LOC127453984 gene encoding thyroid hormone receptor-associated protein 3-like isoform X1 has protein sequence MSKTKKSHSRSRSASRSRSHSDSRSRSRSKSSSRSRSRKRRYESRSHSRSRSHSPFHNRKRNHIREYQNQHEFRGNHRGFRRPYYFRGRGQGFFRGRFQRGGRGGYNNYRPKNWQNFRQHPHQQQHQQQQQQYHLKSPKRGRSRSRTPKKQSSSPQSRSHSRRSDRSSSGRSPLSHHSSSSNSGSAKHSCRDVREDVSAPKDTHDQGEGDGALAAQVGGSSLAEENADGGRTLENCQVLKNHDTSPKKTSPQVCSSVIVGQADSVTNETSPSHKSSNAPNNGATTWQNVATVPPTKSPIKKSPVFNGLGLFSNVDQQTDDTVAISAAFLKFLEEQKSKKQAPAWENNTHKDKSNGELVRDKESNGGIFDNGSGIGLSRTPDHGNTGEEKKYKFVKKCEGNMPSISGTQRGPQNGPPFLHEDGEEEDEEIEISDKMRDMENNPSKSKSKVTLSAREMFEERIRRLQDMAWDDELEALLLCHKQEKAANILSALSKRDQISVMFKDPSLEKLSKVKRKEKSTMNYSSKPAMLSNKISENHEQEMFVVMSEESPPRAAEKRGTEFSVRMDSLSDDLARSSVLTNERRNLLDFVHLNKKDWEFHSVLQHLQAQQSTRSPSELFAQHIVSIVHHIKAQYFPSSGMTLNDRFAVYQRRAAEKEFMKQRKSPEIHRRIDVSPSAFKRHSLLFDEMKSSLENSFKVDGKKSKGDSMDLRLDIERRKKYLSGESDHKEEEYKERVSRESPESCKEISTEKVSKHHKKMKKSKKKRERSQSSSSSTSSSSVYHEEEAVIKAKGSNKTRLGFREYGEPMERGQKRGGFQLRMRGRSWNRVNFHGNSNGNDAQMNMSAKNEDWDTEYTPQSNKYFLHSERDGDGERKLETCGRGRGNILRAKGRFILRRATNANNTNNTSPKWTHDKFQATDDEGEQQGEDAEQDHKKRDSAGVSARMEQ, from the exons GTCTAGGTCTCACTCTCGGTCCAGATCCCATTCCCCGTTCCACAACCGGAAGCGGAACCACATACGGGAGTACCAGAACCAACACGAGTTTCGAGGCAACCACAGGGGCTTCCGGAGGCCATATTACTTCCGGGGCAGAGGTCAGGGCTTTTTCCGTGGCCGATTTCAACGTGGAGGAAGGGGTGGATATAACAACTACCGACCCAAAAACTGGCAGAACTTCCGCCAGCACCCTCACCAGCAGCAAcatcaacagcagcagcagcagtaccACCTTAAAAGCCCCAAGAGGGGGCGCTCTCGTTCACGCACTCCTAAGAAGCAATCGAGCAGTCCTCAGTCTCGCAGTCATTCCCGCCGCTCTGACAGATCATCCTCAGGGAGGTCACCGCTATCACACCATTCTTCCTCCTCCAACTCTGGGTCTGCCAAGCACAGTTGCAGAGATGTAAGAGAGGATGTTTCTGCCCCCAAAGATACTCATGATCAAGGAGAGGGAGATGGGGCTTTGGCAGCGCAGGTGGGAGGCTCTTCTTTGGCTGAGGAGAACGCTGATGGAGGAAGGACTTTGGAGAACTGTCAGGTTTTAAAAAACCATGACACCAGTCCTAAAAAGACAAGTCCACAGGTTTGCTCCTCTGTCATTGTTGGTCAGGCTGACTCTGTGACCAATGAGACCAGTCCTTCTCATAAGAGCTCAAATGCTCCTAATAAtggtgccaccacctggcagaatGTTGCAACTGTACCTCCAACCAAGAGTCCCATAAAGAAAAGCCCAGTCTTCAATGGTTTGGggctgttttcaaatgttgaCCAACAAACAGATGATACAGTTGCCATCTCTGCAGCATTTTTGAA ATTCCTGGAGGAGCAAAAGAGTAAAAAACAGGCCCCTGCATGGGAGAATAACACACATAAAGATAAAAGTAATGGGGAATTAGTGCGTGATAAAGAGAGTAATGGAGGAATCTTTGATAATGGGTCTGGCATTGGATTGTCTCGCACTCCAGATCATGGAAACACAGGAGAGGAGAAGAAATACAAATTTGTGAAGAAATGTGAGGGTAACATGCCATCCATTAGTGGCACTCAAAGAGGTCCACAGAATGGCCCACCATTTCTGCATGAAGATGGTGAGGAGGAAGATGAAGAAATAGAGATTTCTGATAAGATGAGAGACATGGAAAACAATCCTTCCAAAAGCAAAAGCAAAGTCACACTGTCAGCTCGTGAAATGTTTGAGGAGCGAATCAGGAGGCTGCAGGACATGGCTTGGGATGATGAGCTGGAAGCTCTTCTACTCTGCCATAAACAGGAAAAAGCAGCAAATATCTTATCCGCTCTCTCTAAGAGAGATCAGATCAGTGTCATGTTCAAGGACCCATCccttgaaaagctctcaaaggtGAAGCGAAAGGAGAAGAGCACAATGAATTACTCCTCAAAACCTGCAATGCTGTCCAACAAAATCTCTGAGAACCATGAGCAAGAGATGTTTGTGGTTATGAGCGAGGAATCCCCACCAAGGGCTGCAGAGAAAAGAGGAACCGAATTCAGTGTGAGAATGGATTCTCTCAGCGATGACCTGGCaag GTCATCTGTTTTGACTAATGAAAGAAGGAATCTTCTGGACTTTGTGCACCTTAATAAAAAGGATTGGGAGTTTCACTCTGTCCTTCAGCACCTTCAGGCTCAGCAGTCAACCAGGAGCCCATCTGAGCTGTTTGCCCAGCACATAGTTTCAATTGTCCATCACATTAAAG CTCAGTATTTTCCTTCCTCTGGAATGACCCTAAATGACCGATTTGCCGTGTACCAGAGAAGAGCTGCTGAAAAAGAATTCATGAAGCAGAGAAAGAGTCCAGAGATACACAG GAGAATTGATGTTTCTCCCAGTGCTTTTAAGAGGCACTCTCTTCTGTTTGATGAGATGAAAAGCTCCTTGGAAAACAGCTTCAAG GTTGATGGGAAAAAATCAAAAGGTGACTCAATGGACCTTCGCCTGGATATTGAGCGCAGAAAGAAATACTTGAGTGGAGAGAGTGATCACAAAGAGGAAGAGTATAAAGAAAGAGTATCGAGGGAATCTCCAGAGTCATGCAAGGAAATATCAACTGAGAAAGTCTCAAAGCACCACAAAAAAATGAA gaaaagcaaaaagaaacggGAGCGTTCTCAGTCATCATCCTCATCTACATCTTCATCCTCCGTTTACCATGAGGAAGAGGCTGTGATCAAAGCAAAAGGCTCCAACAAGACCCGACTGGGGTTTAGAGAGTATGGAGAGCCCATGGAGAGAGGACAGAAACGGGGAGGCTTT CAGCTCAGAATGCGTGGTAGAAGTTGGAATAGAGTAAATTTCCATGGAAACAGTAATGGCAATGATGCACAGATGAACATGTCAGCGAAAAATGAAGACTGGGACACAGAATACACTCCGCAGAGCAATAAATACTTTCTG CACAGTGAAAGAGATGGTGACGGTGAGAGGAAGTTGGAGACCTGTGGGCGTGGTCGGGGTAACATTCTTCGCGCAAAGGGTCGTTTTATCCTCAGGAGGGCCACCaatgccaacaacacaaataatacGAGCCCCAAATGGACTCATGATAAGTTCCAGGCCACTGATGATGAGGGTGAACAGCAAGGAGAGGATGCAGAACAGGACCACAAAAAGAGGGACAGTGCAGGGGTCTCAGCCAGAATGGAGCAGTGA
- the LOC127453984 gene encoding thyroid hormone receptor-associated protein 3-like isoform X3, translated as MKKCTRSRSHSRSRSHSPFHNRKRNHIREYQNQHEFRGNHRGFRRPYYFRGRGQGFFRGRFQRGGRGGYNNYRPKNWQNFRQHPHQQQHQQQQQQYHLKSPKRGRSRSRTPKKQSSSPQSRSHSRRSDRSSSGRSPLSHHSSSSNSGSAKHSCRDVREDVSAPKDTHDQGEGDGALAAQVGGSSLAEENADGGRTLENCQVLKNHDTSPKKTSPQVCSSVIVGQADSVTNETSPSHKSSNAPNNGATTWQNVATVPPTKSPIKKSPVFNGLGLFSNVDQQTDDTVAISAAFLKFLEEQKSKKQAPAWENNTHKDKSNGELVRDKESNGGIFDNGSGIGLSRTPDHGNTGEEKKYKFVKKCEGNMPSISGTQRGPQNGPPFLHEDGEEEDEEIEISDKMRDMENNPSKSKSKVTLSAREMFEERIRRLQDMAWDDELEALLLCHKQEKAANILSALSKRDQISVMFKDPSLEKLSKVKRKEKSTMNYSSKPAMLSNKISENHEQEMFVVMSEESPPRAAEKRGTEFSVRMDSLSDDLARSSVLTNERRNLLDFVHLNKKDWEFHSVLQHLQAQQSTRSPSELFAQHIVSIVHHIKAQYFPSSGMTLNDRFAVYQRRAAEKEFMKQRKSPEIHRRIDVSPSAFKRHSLLFDEMKSSLENSFKVDGKKSKGDSMDLRLDIERRKKYLSGESDHKEEEYKERVSRESPESCKEISTEKVSKHHKKMKKSKKKRERSQSSSSSTSSSSVYHEEEAVIKAKGSNKTRLGFREYGEPMERGQKRGGFQLRMRGRSWNRVNFHGNSNGNDAQMNMSAKNEDWDTEYTPQSNKYFLHSERDGDGERKLETCGRGRGNILRAKGRFILRRATNANNTNNTSPKWTHDKFQATDDEGEQQGEDAEQDHKKRDSAGVSARMEQ; from the exons ATGAAAAAGTGCACTAG GTCTAGGTCTCACTCTCGGTCCAGATCCCATTCCCCGTTCCACAACCGGAAGCGGAACCACATACGGGAGTACCAGAACCAACACGAGTTTCGAGGCAACCACAGGGGCTTCCGGAGGCCATATTACTTCCGGGGCAGAGGTCAGGGCTTTTTCCGTGGCCGATTTCAACGTGGAGGAAGGGGTGGATATAACAACTACCGACCCAAAAACTGGCAGAACTTCCGCCAGCACCCTCACCAGCAGCAAcatcaacagcagcagcagcagtaccACCTTAAAAGCCCCAAGAGGGGGCGCTCTCGTTCACGCACTCCTAAGAAGCAATCGAGCAGTCCTCAGTCTCGCAGTCATTCCCGCCGCTCTGACAGATCATCCTCAGGGAGGTCACCGCTATCACACCATTCTTCCTCCTCCAACTCTGGGTCTGCCAAGCACAGTTGCAGAGATGTAAGAGAGGATGTTTCTGCCCCCAAAGATACTCATGATCAAGGAGAGGGAGATGGGGCTTTGGCAGCGCAGGTGGGAGGCTCTTCTTTGGCTGAGGAGAACGCTGATGGAGGAAGGACTTTGGAGAACTGTCAGGTTTTAAAAAACCATGACACCAGTCCTAAAAAGACAAGTCCACAGGTTTGCTCCTCTGTCATTGTTGGTCAGGCTGACTCTGTGACCAATGAGACCAGTCCTTCTCATAAGAGCTCAAATGCTCCTAATAAtggtgccaccacctggcagaatGTTGCAACTGTACCTCCAACCAAGAGTCCCATAAAGAAAAGCCCAGTCTTCAATGGTTTGGggctgttttcaaatgttgaCCAACAAACAGATGATACAGTTGCCATCTCTGCAGCATTTTTGAA ATTCCTGGAGGAGCAAAAGAGTAAAAAACAGGCCCCTGCATGGGAGAATAACACACATAAAGATAAAAGTAATGGGGAATTAGTGCGTGATAAAGAGAGTAATGGAGGAATCTTTGATAATGGGTCTGGCATTGGATTGTCTCGCACTCCAGATCATGGAAACACAGGAGAGGAGAAGAAATACAAATTTGTGAAGAAATGTGAGGGTAACATGCCATCCATTAGTGGCACTCAAAGAGGTCCACAGAATGGCCCACCATTTCTGCATGAAGATGGTGAGGAGGAAGATGAAGAAATAGAGATTTCTGATAAGATGAGAGACATGGAAAACAATCCTTCCAAAAGCAAAAGCAAAGTCACACTGTCAGCTCGTGAAATGTTTGAGGAGCGAATCAGGAGGCTGCAGGACATGGCTTGGGATGATGAGCTGGAAGCTCTTCTACTCTGCCATAAACAGGAAAAAGCAGCAAATATCTTATCCGCTCTCTCTAAGAGAGATCAGATCAGTGTCATGTTCAAGGACCCATCccttgaaaagctctcaaaggtGAAGCGAAAGGAGAAGAGCACAATGAATTACTCCTCAAAACCTGCAATGCTGTCCAACAAAATCTCTGAGAACCATGAGCAAGAGATGTTTGTGGTTATGAGCGAGGAATCCCCACCAAGGGCTGCAGAGAAAAGAGGAACCGAATTCAGTGTGAGAATGGATTCTCTCAGCGATGACCTGGCaag GTCATCTGTTTTGACTAATGAAAGAAGGAATCTTCTGGACTTTGTGCACCTTAATAAAAAGGATTGGGAGTTTCACTCTGTCCTTCAGCACCTTCAGGCTCAGCAGTCAACCAGGAGCCCATCTGAGCTGTTTGCCCAGCACATAGTTTCAATTGTCCATCACATTAAAG CTCAGTATTTTCCTTCCTCTGGAATGACCCTAAATGACCGATTTGCCGTGTACCAGAGAAGAGCTGCTGAAAAAGAATTCATGAAGCAGAGAAAGAGTCCAGAGATACACAG GAGAATTGATGTTTCTCCCAGTGCTTTTAAGAGGCACTCTCTTCTGTTTGATGAGATGAAAAGCTCCTTGGAAAACAGCTTCAAG GTTGATGGGAAAAAATCAAAAGGTGACTCAATGGACCTTCGCCTGGATATTGAGCGCAGAAAGAAATACTTGAGTGGAGAGAGTGATCACAAAGAGGAAGAGTATAAAGAAAGAGTATCGAGGGAATCTCCAGAGTCATGCAAGGAAATATCAACTGAGAAAGTCTCAAAGCACCACAAAAAAATGAA gaaaagcaaaaagaaacggGAGCGTTCTCAGTCATCATCCTCATCTACATCTTCATCCTCCGTTTACCATGAGGAAGAGGCTGTGATCAAAGCAAAAGGCTCCAACAAGACCCGACTGGGGTTTAGAGAGTATGGAGAGCCCATGGAGAGAGGACAGAAACGGGGAGGCTTT CAGCTCAGAATGCGTGGTAGAAGTTGGAATAGAGTAAATTTCCATGGAAACAGTAATGGCAATGATGCACAGATGAACATGTCAGCGAAAAATGAAGACTGGGACACAGAATACACTCCGCAGAGCAATAAATACTTTCTG CACAGTGAAAGAGATGGTGACGGTGAGAGGAAGTTGGAGACCTGTGGGCGTGGTCGGGGTAACATTCTTCGCGCAAAGGGTCGTTTTATCCTCAGGAGGGCCACCaatgccaacaacacaaataatacGAGCCCCAAATGGACTCATGATAAGTTCCAGGCCACTGATGATGAGGGTGAACAGCAAGGAGAGGATGCAGAACAGGACCACAAAAAGAGGGACAGTGCAGGGGTCTCAGCCAGAATGGAGCAGTGA